The nucleotide window ATTCGCAAGGCTACATCCGAGATACAAGCAAAATCTTTTTTAAAAGAAATTAAAGTTCGGCTTATGCATGCTGCTGAACAGGGTAAGTTTGAACTTCCTATTTTACAGGTGGAATATTCTAAACAATCTGTGGAGCAGTTGAATAAATATGAGACACTGATCTTCGAAGGTTGTAAAGCTATGGGATTAAAGACTGAAGTAAGAGAGCTTTATGAAACTGAAATGGGGAACAGAGAATCGATCGGTTTTCATATATATGTTCATTGGAGAAAAGAATAAAAAACAAAAACCGCCAAACTTGGCGGTTTTAATTATTGGTTATTTTTCTGCCATCTTGGAGCAAAACGTACTAGCCAGGTATAAAATCGGGCTTTTAGTTTTGGTACACCAACCCCGAGCATTCCTTTGTAGACAAATTCTTTAAATCCTTTTAGGTCTCCTTCGTAAGTAAATTTTCCGTTTTTGAAACAGTAGCTACAATACTTGTCACTTTCCCGAACTCCAGGATCTTTCGAAAATGGCATTAGGCAACTTTCGCACGCATCTTTACAGTTTTTTGTCATAAATTATTTTATCCGTTTAGTTTGTGATAAGAGTTATATGAAAGTGCGAGGATGATGAATGCTACTACTGGCAATGCAAGACCTGCGTTGAACCCAGCGACAACCCATAGACTGACAAACGCACAGATGAAATCGATACCAAATCCAGCATATGCCCACTCTTTAACACGAGCAGGGAACTTGGGCACGATAAGGACTATAGATCCGAGGACTTTGAATACTGTAAGTAGTGTGACGAAATAGAGTGGATATCCGAGACCTACAATGCCTTGGATAGACATTTCGCTTTGTGAAGTGAGGGCGGGCATGACTCCTTCGAATATAAAAATAAGACTAGTGGTGACCCAGAAGATAATTTTGTGTTTTTTCATGAATTTATTGTTTATATAATACTAATTTGTAGGTGATCCGTTTTTTAAATATTTACCTGCAATACTGAGTGCAAAAGAGGGCAGTATTATAAATACCGTTACTTGTAAAAGTCTTGCCAATACCTCGCTTAGGACTGTTTGCTCTCCGTCCAGACCTCCTGTCACGGCCATAATAATACCGATAATCCCAAAGGCGATTGACGCTCCGATAAATATTTTTGTTGCTATTTTTTGCATTGGTTTATTATAACAGTAAAAATATTACCACCAAATTTGATAGAATATATTGTATGAAAAACATGCCACATAAAATGCCTCCGGATTTCAAAAAAGCAATATCTTCTTCAAGGAAGGCGAGAGAGGTGTGGGAAGTTGTAACACTGCTTGCACGGAACGAATGGATTTGTTGGGTGACATCGGGTAAAAAAGAAGAGACGAGAGGTATTCGCATCGAGAAAGCTATTTCAAAACTTGAAGGCGGAATGCGCCGACCATGTTGCTGGGCAGGGTGTCCACATAGATAAAAATTGATTAATTACTATTGGATACTAAATATTTTCTATAAGCATCAAATTTGTAGAACCAGATTTTCCTTGTTTTAGACCAGCAGCAATAACATATTTTTCACCCTTTTTTAGATTGCATTTTTCTTTTGCAATTTCTATTGCTATTTTTCTAGCTTCATCAAAAGTTTTTGCACCAGTGTGATATATCGGCAGTACCCCAAAAGAAATCATGAGGGATCGTAAGGTTTTTTGTGAAGAAGATATTGCATAGATAGGGAGACTAGATTTATATCTAGAAAGCATTCTAGCAGTAAATCCAGATTCGGTAAGAGCGATGATCGCACTTGCGCCTACTTGATTTGCATTATGAACAACAGAAGAAGATACAGAATCAGCGATATTATCTTTCATAACTTCAATCTTTTTGTAATTAGGTAGATTTTCTTCTACAACACAAGCTACTCTCTGCATAAGAGAGACAACTTTTTTAGGATATTTACCAATTGCTGTTTCTTCGGATAGCATGATTGCATCTGCACCGTCATATATTGCGTTTGCTATATCAGAGATTTCAGCTCTAGTTGGTGTCTCATTTTCAACCATAGACAAAAGCATTTGTGTTGCAACAATAACAGGCACTCCTGCGGTGTTACACTTTTCTATAATCATCTTTTGGATTGTAGGAATCTTTTCTATTCCAACCTCGATGGCTAGGTCTCCGCGGGCAACCATGATTGCATCTGTTTCTTTTATTATTTCATCTATACAGGAAACTGCTTCAGGGGTTTCTATTTTTGCTACGATTTTAGCACTGCTTTTGTTTTTTTGTAGAAGTCTTTTTAGATCTTGTATATCTTTTACAGATCTAACAAAAGAAAGCGCAACAAAATCAACATCTTGTTTTATACCAAACAAAAGATCCTTTTTATCTTTTTCTGTAATTGCAGAAATTTTTAGATTTGCACCTGGTATATTTACACCGCGTCTACCGCGTATCATCCCACCCATTTCTACTTTTGTATTCACATAGTCCTCGCCTATAGAAGTAACACACAGAGATCTTTTTCCATCATCTAGTAGTATGATTGCTCCCGGTTTCAATTCTTTTCTGAGGCCTGAATAATTTATATAGAGATTGTTTTCATCTCCAATAATTGGTTTGAAAACAATTTTTACAGAATCTCCCTTTTTCAATGTTATTTGACCGTTTTTTACTTCTCCTGTTCTAATCTTTGGACCAGATAGGTCTAGAAGTGTAGCAATTAGAGACTTAGATATTTTCTCTGCCTCTCTAATAGCGGTAATCCTTTTTGCGTGTTCTTCATGGTTTCCGTGACTCATGTTTAGCCTGGCAACAGAAAGCCCATTTTTCATAAGGTCTGCCAGTATTTTTGGGTCTTCAGTTGAAGGGCCTAGAGTTGCAACAATTTTTGTTTTGTTTTTCATAATAAAAATTTTCAGACTTATGCAGTAAATTCAATTAACCACTCAATACCGTATTTATCTCGAAACATTCCAGCATATGACCCCCAAGGGCTGTCTCCCATAGGCCCTTCGATTTCTCCTCCGATAGATAAGCTATTGAACAATTTCTCAGCCTCTTCTTTACTTTCTGTATTTATTAAAATTTTACTTCTATTTTCATGTTCATTTACAGGTCCCATAAACCCTGGAACATCGTTTGCTATCAATACGCTGCCATTACCGATAGGTAGGGAGATATACATAATTTTTTCTGTCTCATTTTCTGGGACAGGGAATTCAGCACTTGCCAGATCTTTGAAACGAACGATTTTTTTAAACTCACCACCAAATACCGATTTGTAAAAGGTTAAAGCTTCGAAAGCGTTCCCGTTGAAATTTATCCAAGGATTTATTGTTGTCATATGGCAATCATACCAGATATGACAACCAAGACAAAAATGCTTTTTTATGTTGCTCGGGAGGTAGAGTGATCTCGACTACTGTCGCGGGTAACTTTCCGAAACTCTCAGAATATATTCTTCGTGTTTCAGGAAAGTTCTTTCGATCCCTACACGGAAAGTTTCCCAAACTTTCCTCTCCCGAGCAATATAAAAAACGCCAACAAGTGGCGCTTTTTATATTGCTCGGGAGGTAGGGATCGAACCTACGACCAATCGCTTAACAGGCGACCGCTCTACCGCTGAGCTACTCCCGAATATTCATATAGAACAGACAAAATATACCAAAAATACAGAAAAAAGCAAAAGGCGCTCCAGATTGGCGCCTTTGTGTTATTTATTGGCTGGGGTAATAGTAGCTTATCCAGCTATTACCATTCCACCATGTGTAACCTATAACTACTTGCCCGTAGACCCATTCAGTGCCGTTCCAGGTGTATTTCCAGCCCAAAAGGGGTGTGGTAGTAGTCTCGTAAGTCATATTGTTTTTTTGCCAGACAACCTTTTGTTCCAAAATATTGTCATATATAGCATAACTAATCAGGCTTACAACAGTTTGCCCCAGCAGTGTTCCTAGGCTTGGGTAGTAATAATTGTAATTTTGATTTTCGTATCTGTAATTTCTGTGATAGTAGTATCGATAACCTCTGTAGTATCCATAAGTTGTTCCGTATCCATTGTTGAATATATAGTAACTTGTGTTTATGGACGTTGGAGGTATAGATACCTGTCCTTTTGTGATATTAGACAATAAGCATAAAATCAATATGTAAATGAACTTTTTCATATTTACCCGTTTTATTAATTAAACCACTGTTTAATATCTTAAACAATAGCGCTTGGTAGTTCGTTGGCGTGATATAATACATATGTGAGATTATTAGTTTAACCAATAAAAAAATGCTCAACATAAATATAAAAACAACAAATATGGAGCTTACTTCTGCAATCCGTGAGTATACAGAAAAGAAAATTGAAACCTTAGAGAAAGTTATGAAATCTTCACCTGAGGTGATAAATATTGAAATTGGTAAAACCACAAATCATCACAAACAGGGCGATGTTTATAAAGCAGAATTGAATATGGCTATTGGTGGATATAAATTTCATACTGAAAGCGAAGAAGAAGATTTATATGCTGCAATAGATGCAGTTCGTGAAGATATGTTCCGTCAGCTTACTGAGAACAAAGATAGAAATGAAACACTTTTCCGACGCGGTGCTCGTAGTGTAAAGAAAATGCTCAAAGGTCTATCAGACAGAAATCCGTTTACATCAAAATATTAAAATATAAAACTCCCCAGGTAGGGGAGTTTTATATTTTATAATCAGTTTCTTTTTTACCTTCAGGTATTACTCGTTCGATTATGAATTCTCCATTTTCGAATCTCGCTTTTGTGATCTTGATGCGTCTATTATTCTCATCAAAGAAATAAATTCCTGGCCAAGTGAAATACGCTTTGTATTTTGCGTATTTTATTTTCGGTTCATCAGAGAGTTTTATTTCACCGTCATCTTTGGATATTTTTTTACAGTATGTAGCATTTTCGTGATTTTGTTCGATTGGGATTATTTTTCCATCGAGCCATTCTGGGATGGTGTCAGCAAGTAGTTCTGCTCCGATATGTGTGAGTCGCTCTCGCAGATGTGGTGTAGTCTCATCAGAGTCAATTTCAGCACGAGACATAGCAAGTATCGGGCCAGTGTCCATTTTTCGCGCCATTTTTTGTATGGTGACACCAGTCTCAGTGTCTTGGTTTAATATTGCGGATTCAACAGGTGAGGCACCTCTATATTTTGGAAGTAATGAATAGTGAATATTTAAGGCTCCCAGAGGAAATAAATTGATCAACTCTTCTGAAAAAATCTTTCCATAAGCGACAACAATTCCTAGATCTAATTCATGAGATTTTATTTCAGACATAAATTTCTCGTCAATTTTCTCTGGAGTTAATAATGGAATATTATTTTTCTCTGCCCAAACTTTTACAGGAGTAGGAGTGATTTCAAAATGTCTTCCAATTGGCTTGTCTGGAGAAGTTACTACAAGAGCAGGTAAAAATCCACGGCTTTTCAATATCTCAAGCGTCACGCTCGCAAGTTCTGGTGTTCCAAAGAATACAAATTTTTTATCCATTGGTTTTTTCAGGAATTATTTCTTCTATATCTGTTGCATGGTCTATGAACAATATTCCATCTAAATGATCGATTTCATGTTGGAATATTTGCGCTAGTAGACCACCACCTCCTCGAGTGAATTTCTCGCCATTTTCGTCATAGGCTTCTACAGTGGCGTTTTTGTAACGTTTTGTTTTTCCATACAACCATCGGACTGAGAGGCATCCTTCTGGAACTTTCTTTTTTTCTTTGGAGCTTTTTATTATTTTTGGATTTATAAAGACAAGGTCTTTTGGCCAACCACCCGCTGGTTCTTCAGGGTTTTCACTTTTTGCAAAATCTGGATGGAATATTTTTCCTGAAATAATAAATATGCGCAACGGAATTCCAATTTGTGGACAAGCTAAAGCCACACCATCACTTTCTCTATGAAGTGCAGTTTGCATGTCTTTGATAATCTTTTTTATTTTAGGAGTTTTAATCTCTTTCTGCTCGACTTCTAGTGCGGTATCGCGTAGTACAGGATCATCTTTTTGCACAATTTTTACCATAGATTTATTTTAGTTCTTTTATGTATTCGAGAAGGTTTTTTATTTTGACTGTTTCTTGAGATCTAGTAGCCATATCGCGTACGAGTACTGCGTCCTCTAGAGCTTCTTTTTGTCCAAATAGTATTGCGTAGGGGATTGCAAGTTTTTCAGCGATAGCAAGTTGTTGAGAGAGGGTGTCTTTTGATAGAGATTGAGCGATAGGGATATGTGCTTTGCGTAAAATTTCAATTACATTTAAACTTTTTAGTTTTGCATCAGCTCCGAGTTGAATGAAATATATTTTAGGTTTCTTCATGATACGAGGAGTAAGCTTTTTGTACCAAGGTGCGACGATTATTCGATCTACTCCGATTGATATTCCTACAGCAGGGACGTCTTTCTTGCCACCTAGGTGCTTTGCTAGATAGTCATATCTTCCTCCTCCTGCGATCGTTAGTCCACTTCCATCTTCTGATATACCTGTATCTATTATCTCAAATACAGTGCGTGTGTAATATGAAAGCCCGCGAACAAGACATTTGTTTATGTTATATGGGATTCCCATTTCTTCTAGATACTCCAAGACTTCTTTGAAGTGTTTTTTACAGTCATGACATAGATATGCGATAGAGTCTGGAGCTCCTTCATTGAGTTCTTTTGTCTTTGGATCTTTTGAATCAAGTATTCGAAGAGGGTTGGTCTTTAGTCGTTCGCGGTCTATAGCAGGCAAGACATTGATATGCTTTTTGTAGTAGTTTGTAAGCTCTCGAATATATGCACCTCGGCATTCTTTGTCGCCAATTGAGTTTATATCTACAGACAAGTTACTAGCTCCTGCTTCTTCGAGGATTGTTATACCTGTTCGGATAGCGAGTGCGTCCATTATACTTTTTTCACTTCCTAGTATGTCTGCATCAAATTGCCAGAATTGTCGGTAACGTCCTTTTTGAGGATTGTCATGACGAAATACTGGTCCATACTGATAATGCATAACCGGCTGGGGCATATTTTGCATTCCATGTTCTATATATGCACGCATAAGAGAAGCTGTGTGTTCTGGGCGCATAGCAAGCTTGTCACCGCCTTTAGTTTTAAGAGTGTACATTTCTTTGTCTACAATATCTGTACCTTCTCCAATTGAAGATGTGAATACTTCTTCTTGTTCTAATATTGGTGTTTCAATTGGTTTGAAACCATAGTACATAGAAACTTCTTGAGCTTTTTCGAAGAATCCTTGGAATAAATAGTATTCATCTCCAGCAATATCACGCATACCTTTTGGGCTTGCGAGAGGTTCTTTCTTCACTTTTTTTGTTTGTTCTTTTGACATAGGCATTAGTTTACTTGTTCATAATTATGATAAATTCCTGGTGTTACTGAAATTGTAGAAAAAGGGAATAGACGTAAAAATGTCTTTCCTACGATATGATCTTCGGGCAATGTTCCCCAAGTTCGTGAGTCAGAACTAGCTGGACGATTGTCTCCCATAACAAAGTATTCTCCTGCTTCCAATGTGTAACTAAGTTCTACTTGTTTTGGAACATTTCCTTTTATATAAGGTTCATTTAGATTGAATCCTTCTGGGTTGGATTCATTTGTTATAGTAACTTTTCCATTTTCAGCTACATGAACACTCTCACCCGGTAAACCTATAATTCTTTTTATAAAATATTTTGTTTCATCTTTTGGATATTTAAACACAATCACATCACCGCGCTTTGGTTCACTGACTCGATATGATATCTCATCTACTATCAAATATTCTCCATCTTGGAATGTTGGTACCATAGAACTTCCAGAAACTATAAAAGGCTGTGCAACAAATGTGCGCACAGGTATTACTATAAGTAGAGCAATTATTGCAAAGCGTACTACATCCCAAATACTCTCTTTTTTATTTGGTGTAGCGACTTCTGTAGATTGGTTTTCTTCCATAAAGTGTGCTCATTGTACTATGGATTTGAGCTTGACACAAATGCTCACTTTGTTGTGTTTTGAAAGGCACGGATATTTTCTTGCTAGAAAATTCCTCGAGCTCGCGCCGCCGCGCTCACTAGTCCTTTCAAAACACAACAGGCGCTCGCTGAGAAAAAACAAAAATATGCACAAGGTATTTAATTAGGTAATTTCCAATCACTTCTATATAAATTCGGATTCTATATGTTTTTTGTTATACTCCATACATGAAAATTATTGTAGGACTAGGGAATCCTGGGGTGGAATACGAAGGCAGTAGACACAATACTGGCCGGTCTATTTTGATGGTACTCGCAAAGAAGTGGGAATTTTCGCCATGGAAGACTGATGTGAAATTGAAAGCTCTGACTTCAATAGGTTCGATTGAAAAGAAAAAAGTTATGTTTGTGTTGCCGGAGACTTTCATGAATCTTTCAGGTAAAAGCGTTGCTCCACTTATTGGATCGAAGAAAGCTCTCGATGACTTACTTGTCATATATGATGATTTGGATTTACCTCTTGGACGTATCAAACTTTCACACAACCGTAGCGCTGGTGGGCATAACGGAGTCGCTTCAATTATTAAGTCTGTAAAATCAGAAGCTTTCACACGTATACGTGTCGGAGTGTCACCAGAAACTCCAGGAGGTAAGCTGAAGAAGCCTACGGGTGAAAGTGTAGTGGTAGATTTCCTGATGAAGAAATTCCGCGAACCAGAAATGGTAGAGTTCAAAAAGATTATTAAAAAAAGTGGAGAAGCTATTGAGACTTTTGTGACGGAAGGTCGTGAAATGGCTATGACCAAACATAACTAAAGAATAAATAATATGGAAGACAAAGAATATATTTTCGGGAAGCATCCAGTAGAAGAATTTCTCGCACGCACACCAAAGCGTATACAAAAGATTTTTATGAAAGAGGGAATCGAACCAAGGTTCGGGTCTTCAATCAAAGCTTTAGCAAAGAAATATAAAATATCAGTCGTTGAAGTTGATTTAAAGAAGCTTGCGTTATTGTCCGAAGGTGAACAGCATCAGGGTGTGGTTGCTCTAGTTTCTCCGACACCAATGTTTGATCTAAAAGAATGGATCGCAAAAATAAAGATTGAAAACAATCCATGTGTGGTTTTGATGGATGAGTTGGAAGACCCGCACAATGTCGGAGCGATAATTCGTTCTGCTGCAGGTTTTGGCGCGAGTGCTATTTTATTAGCAAAGCATCGTCAAAGTCCGATTACTGGTGTAGTAACAAAAGCTAGTGCTGGTACCATAGATAGAGTTCCATTGGTGCGTATTGGAAATATAAATGACGCAATTGTTAAATTAAAGGAAAAAGGCTTTTGGATTTTAGGACTTGATGGAGATGGGGATCAATCGCTTTTTGAGATAGATATGAAAATGCCGGTTTGTATAGTTGTAGGAGGAGAAGGAAAGGGAATCAGAGAGAAAACTTTGGACAATTGCGATATAAAAGTTCGTATTCCGATGGAGAATAAAGTTGAATCTTTCAATGCATCAGTTTCTGCAGCGCTTGTGTTGTATGAATGGAGGAAGCAAAACAAATAGAAATCTTAGAAAAAATCCCCTCTGGGGATTTTTTCTTTATTTATTTAATCACTACTTTTTTGAAAAAGTAGTGCAAAAACTTCTTTGCATTCAGTACCAAGAATACTCACTAAATTCAAGTTCACTAAAAGTATTAACTCGCTTTGCTCAAACAGAATACTTTTTCCTTACGGAACGTTCACTTTCATTTGTTCGTATAATCTTGGTACTGAAAGGCAAAGCCTAGACTCAGGAATTCAGAATTCCCGTATAACTAAATCCATACTTTCTAAAAAGCCTTGCGCAGCCGGGTAGGCGAGCAGAGCAATTCGCTAGCAAGCGAATATGTGTGCTTTTTAAAAGTATCGATAAAAAAAGGGTTTTCCAGAAACCAAGCTCTGATTAACCGCAAACTGAATTGAAGTTATAAAAAGAAAAAACCCGCAGGGTGGGTTTTTTCTTTTGAAATGTTTTTTTATTTCTTTTCTTCTAGGAAAGCTAGAGTCATTCTTTGCTCCTTTGGTTCAAAGAGTGTGATTTGGAAATTGTAAGTTTTTCCAAGTTCCAAAACTTCACGAAGTTTTGCTTCTGAGCCAAATAGGGAATTGTGGACTAGTCCAGCTACACCCTCTTTGATTGAAACAAGAGCTCCATGACGGTTGTACTTGATTACAACTCCTTTTATGATATCTCCTTTTTTAAGTGATCCATCAAATTCGTTCCATGGATTTTCTTTCAATGCTTTTATAGATAGAGAAATTTTTCCGTCTTTGATTTCAATTATCTTTGCTTTGATTTTGTCTCCAACTTTGAACATACTGCGCAAGTCTTCAACTAGACCCCAATCAACTTCAGATATATGAACCAATCCTTCTAGTCCCTCTTCTATTTTCAAGAATACTCCGAAGTCTACGATACCAGCTACTGTTGCCTCTAGTTCATCACCAACTGTGTATTTACCAACGATTTCTTTGCGTTCTTCTGGGTTGTTGTCTTTTTCAGAGAAAATAAGTTTACCTTCTTTTGGTAGGGCAGAAATTATGATTACTGAAAGTTTCTTTCCAACAAGTTTCTTCAATTCTTTTAGAATCTTATCTTTATCAGAATCTTCTACACGAGGGTAGTGTTCAGGCTTTAGTTGAGATGCTGGTAGGAAACCTGCAATACCTTGCCACTCCATTATAAGACCTCCCTTGTTTGCTTCTTTTACCAAGATGTCCATAATTGTTTTTTCCTTGATTGCAACATCTGCTTCACCCCAAAGTAGAGCTTGTTTAGCTTCTTTTAGAGAAAGTTCTGTATAACCATCTTCGTTTTCTACTTCAACTATTTTTGCCTTGATAACATCTCCGATATTTATCTTTTTGATTATATCTCGAGCGTTATTGTATTCGCGTCCGTAAATAACTCCAGTTCCAAATGGTTCTAGTGCTACATAAACAGCACTTTTTTCAATTGCAATAACTGGTCCCTCAACAAGAGATTCAACTTCTGGTCTTGGTTGTGCTGTATCTAGGATAGCGTCAGTTCCTGTAAGAACTATAGCTTCTACTTTTTGTTCTGTTTTTTTCTTCATATAAAATAAAAAATCCGCCGCAGCGGAAAATCCTTTTTGAATATGGGTATTTTGGGTTTTTTCTCCCAAAAGGGTTATTCCATATTTCACGCCCTGCTCTACTAAACGTAGATTAACAAAGCGACTGCTAATACGGACAATAATACCAGAAATAATACTAAATGCAAGGCAATTTGGTTATTTTGTTGATATAAAAAACTAGTCACACATCCTACTTTCTGGTATACTTCCTGCATGATTATTACATATTACGGAAAGCAGTTTTTCAAAATCACTCAAGGTGATCTTGTAATTGCCTATAATCCAATCTCCAAATCTTCAAATTTTTCTCCATCTCGCTTTGGTTCAGATATTGCAATTTCTTCAGTTTCAATGGGAGATTATTCTGGTATTGAAACTGTAACTTATTCTGGTAAAGAGCCTTTTGCTATTAGAGGTGCTGGAGATTATGAGGTAAAAGGTGTTTCTATAAAGGGAGTAGGAAGTGAAGTTTTGATTGATAATAAAAAATACATCAACACTGCCTATACTGTTACTCTTGAAGGTATTAAACTTGCTTTCATAGGTGCGCTAACAGAACTAAATGATGCAACTCGAGAATTGGTCTTGAGTGCTGATATACTTTTTGTCCCTGTTTCAGATAAATTTTTACCTCCAGCAAAAGCTTATAAGGCCGCTCTATCACTTGAGCCACTTATAATTATTCCAATGGAAGATGCTAGCGGTGCGCCACTAAAACAATTCTTAAAAGAGGGTGGGCAAGAAGACGCAGAAATAGTTGATAAGCTTACTATAAAGAAAAAAGATTTTGACGGAAAAGAAGCTGAGATAATAGTATTGAAGGAAGCTTAATAAAAAATTAGATGATGTCCCAAATAGAAAAACTAAGACAGAAGTCAGAAAGCACACGCAAGCAGATTGCGTTACTGAGCACTTTTGTTATTACAGGTATTATAGTTATGTTCTGGGTTTATACCTTAGGAGAGCGTTTTAGTAATAGCTCAAGTAGTATAACCAAGGAAGCTTCATCTGATAAGCCCCTAAATATTCTGATTGGTTCTGTGGGAAATCTTTCTTCTGATATTAGAGCCAATGTAAGTGATGCACTGAATAATACAAATTAGATTTAATTTTTTAGATATACATGCCAAAACCAAAAGCAAAAGAAAATACTGCACCAATCGGAGAGCCTAGACAAAACGTAGTGCCGATAAATATCACAACTGAGATGAAAGATTCGTATATTAGTTATGCGATGAGTGTTATAACTGCGCGTGCATTGCCTGATATTCGTGATGGACTAAAACCTGTGCATCGTAGAATTTTGTATTCAATGTATGAAAACGGTCATACATCAAGCGCAAAAACAGTTAAATCTGCGCGTATTGTTGGAGACGTGCTAGGTAAATACCATCCGCATGGTGACTCTTCAGTTTATGACGCAATGGTGCAAATGGCTCAAGAATTCTCTACTAGATATCCATTGGTTATCGGTCAAGGTAACTTCGGTACTATAGATGGAGATGGTGCAGCGGCAATGCGTTATACAGAGGCAAAGATGTCAAAGGTTGCTAGTGAGCTTTTGCGTGATCTAGACAAAGAGACTGTAGACTGGAGCCCAAACTATGACAACACTCGTAAAGAACCTAAGGTTTTACCTACTGCAGTACCGAACCTTCTTTTAAATGGAACTCTTGGTATCGCTGTTGGTATGGCAACAAATATACCTCCACACAATTTGGGAGAGGTTATAGATGCAACACTACACTTGATAGACAATCCTGATGCAACAACTGACGACCTACTTGGTTTTATACAAGGTCCAGATTTTCCTACAGGAGGAATTGCTTTTGGTGCAAAAGACATGCTTCATGCATATGCGACAGGACGTGGTGGAGTGGTGTGTCGAGGAGAAGCTGAAATTGCTGAACAAAAGTCAGGTCTTGCTCAAATCATAATTACTTCAATACCTTATCGTGTAAACAAACAGGATTTGGTAGTTGCTATTGCAAATCTTGTTCAAGAAAAAAAACTTGAAGGTATAAAAGGCCTAAGAGATGAATCTACAAAAGATATACGAGTTGTTATAGATTTGAA belongs to Candidatus Nomurabacteria bacterium and includes:
- the rlmB gene encoding 23S rRNA (guanosine(2251)-2'-O)-methyltransferase RlmB; the protein is MEDKEYIFGKHPVEEFLARTPKRIQKIFMKEGIEPRFGSSIKALAKKYKISVVEVDLKKLALLSEGEQHQGVVALVSPTPMFDLKEWIAKIKIENNPCVVLMDELEDPHNVGAIIRSAAGFGASAILLAKHRQSPITGVVTKASAGTIDRVPLVRIGNINDAIVKLKEKGFWILGLDGDGDQSLFEIDMKMPVCIVVGGEGKGIREKTLDNCDIKVRIPMENKVESFNASVSAALVLYEWRKQNK
- a CDS encoding 30S ribosomal protein S1 codes for the protein MKKKTEQKVEAIVLTGTDAILDTAQPRPEVESLVEGPVIAIEKSAVYVALEPFGTGVIYGREYNNARDIIKKINIGDVIKAKIVEVENEDGYTELSLKEAKQALLWGEADVAIKEKTIMDILVKEANKGGLIMEWQGIAGFLPASQLKPEHYPRVEDSDKDKILKELKKLVGKKLSVIIISALPKEGKLIFSEKDNNPEERKEIVGKYTVGDELEATVAGIVDFGVFLKIEEGLEGLVHISEVDWGLVEDLRSMFKVGDKIKAKIIEIKDGKISLSIKALKENPWNEFDGSLKKGDIIKGVVIKYNRHGALVSIKEGVAGLVHNSLFGSEAKLREVLELGKTYNFQITLFEPKEQRMTLAFLEEKK
- a CDS encoding MBL fold metallo-hydrolase, giving the protein MIITYYGKQFFKITQGDLVIAYNPISKSSNFSPSRFGSDIAISSVSMGDYSGIETVTYSGKEPFAIRGAGDYEVKGVSIKGVGSEVLIDNKKYINTAYTVTLEGIKLAFIGALTELNDATRELVLSADILFVPVSDKFLPPAKAYKAALSLEPLIIIPMEDASGAPLKQFLKEGGQEDAEIVDKLTIKKKDFDGKEAEIIVLKEA